GCTCGTAACGTTCCTTCAGCCCGCGCAGGATCGAGATGGTCTCGGGCACGGTCGGCTCGGCCACCAGGATCGGCTGGAAGCGGCGCTCGAGGGCGGCGTCTTTTTCGATGTGTTTGCGATACTCGGTGATTGTGGTCGCGCCGATGCAGCGCAATTGGCCGCGGGCGAGCGCGGGTTTCAGCAGGTTGGAGGCATCGACGCTGCCTTCGGCGGCGCCGGCGCCGACGACGGTGTGCAATTCATCGATGAAGAGGATGATGCCGCCGGCCGATTCCTCAACTTCGGCGAGCACGCCCTTCAATCGTTCCTCGAATTCGCCGCGGAACTTGGCCCCGGCAACCATCGCGCCGAGGTCGAGGGCGATGAGGCGCCGGTTCTTGAGCGGCTCGGGGACATCGCCGGCGGCGATCTTGCGCGCCAGCCCTTCGGCAATCGCGGTTTTCCCCACGCCCGGCTCGCCGATCAGCACCGGATTGTTCTTGGTGCGGCGGGAGAGGACCTTCATCACACGGCGGATTTCCTCGTCGCGCCCGATCACCGGGTCGAGCTTGCCCTCGCGGGCCATCGCGGTGAGGTCGCGTCCAAAACGATCGAGGGCCATCATGCGGTTTTCCGCCCCTTCCTCGCCGGCACCCTTGCGGTTAAGCATCTCATCGACGGCGTCGCGGAGACGGTTGGCATCGGCGCCGAGCGCGGCGAGGGCATCGCGGATGGCGCGGTCGGGCTTGTCGAAAACCGCCCAGAGCAGGTGGGCGGCGTTGACAAACTGATGCCCCGACCTGCCGGCGCGGTTCTGCGCGGCGGAGAAGATCGCCGCCAGCGCGCTGGAAGTACCCGGCGGCTGCGTTGCGCCTTCGACGCGCGGCAACCGGGACAGCGCGACGCTTAACTCGCCGGCCAGACGGTCGGGGTCGGCGCCCTCCTTCTGCAGGAGGGCGCGGGCCATGCCGCCTTCATCGATCAACGCGGACAGCAGGTGCGCCGGGGTCAGCTCGGAGTGCCCGGCCGATTGCGCGGACTGCAGCATCGACTGCAGGATGAGTTTGGCGTTGTCGGTCCAACGGTCCAAGGAGATCATGGTCGACTCCTCTCGTATCCTTTACGCCATTGACAGCGCGTCGTGCCGCACGCCCCGGGAGGACCGTGCCAGCGCGAGCAATACTTGTGGTTTTACAATGCTGATTAAATGGCGGCTTTGGGTTTGGTGTCGGGGGATTTCGACGCGCCCGAGTCGCCGGAGTCTTTCTTCGAATCGTTCTTGTAGTCTGGCTTGCGGTAGTCGGTGATGTAGAAGCCGGAGCCCTTGAACAGCAGGCCGCCGCCGGGCGAGATGAGCCGTTCGACATCCGGCTTGCCGCAATTGGGGCAGACAGCCAGGGGCTTTTCGGTCATGGTCTGAAAGGCCTCGAAGCGGTGGCCGCAGACGCGGCAGCGATAGTCGTAGGTCGGCATGGCGATCATCTCCCCCGCGCCGGCGGGCGCGGCAGATGATTAAGTTATCGGAATAGCGGCTCGAATTCAATCGGCATCACTCACTTTCCCCTGATGTGAGCGGTCCCGCGGAAGCCGAGCGCCCCCGCGGGACCTTCTCGGAACAGGGGTTGTCAACTCACCTTGACCTCGATCTGCTTGGGCATCGCCTTCTCGGTCTTGGGGATGGTGACGGTCAGGACGCCGTTGGTATAGTCGGCGCTCACTCGGGATTCATCGGCCCAAGCCGGGAGGTTGAACGAGCGCGAGAACGTGCCCATGAAGCGCTCGGTGCGGGTGTAGCCCTTGCGCTTCTCCTCACGGGACTCGTTGCGCTCGCCCTCGATCGTCAGGATGCCGTCCTGGACGACAACCTTGATGTTGTCTTTCTCCATGCCGGGCATGTCGGCCTTCAGCAGAACCTTGTCATCTTCCTCGACAATGTCCACCGACGGCCGGATGTTCAGGACCGGCAGATCGAGATTGGCCAACGGCGAGTTGTTAAAGAACTCGTCGAAGATGCTGGAGATGGCCCGCGAGAGCGGGACCGCGTTGCGCGTGGGTTCATACTTGACCAGTGACATACGCATTACCCCCTTTCTTCTGAGTTAACTCATCCATGCGGCCTTGCGGCCGCTTCCGACCATCATGTATGCAGGAGGCGTGCCAAATCCCGTAAGGCGTTGGGGAGTAATAGAATATGACAATTGACTCATGACCAACATGGCCAATATGACATATTTGGCAGAAAATAGCGCCACAATGGCATAACAACCGTTCAGTTGGCTGTCGATGTGGCAGGGGCGAGGCAGATCAGATTGCGTTTGGAGTCGGCCAGTAGGATGCGGTCGCCGGCTATGATCGGGGCGATGACCGCCTGGCCGGAGAGGGTGGTGTCGGCCCAGACCACCTCGCCGGTGGCGGCGGATAATGCGGTCACCAGGGCGTTGCGGGCGGTGACCAGGAGCAGATCGTTGCTGAGGGTGGGAGAGAGGTTGGCGATCGCATCGAGCGCGTAATCCCAGCGGATTTGGCCATTCTGACGGTCCAGCGCGGTGATGCGGCCATCGTTGGCGGCGACATAGATCAGATCGGAGCCGACCGCGGGTGTGGCGAAGATCCCGCCGCCGAGGCGGATATTCCACAGCAGATGGCCATCGCGGCAATCCAGCGCGGTGACGAACGAGTCGGCGCCGCCGAAGAACAACTGGCCGCCATCGACCGCCACGCCCTCGATCGCTCCTGAGACCCCATGCTGCCAGAGGATGGAGCCATCATCGGCCGCCAGCGCAAAGAGGGAGCGTCCGCTGGCGGCATAGACAACCGAATCGACCACCGCCGGCGCGGTGCGGATCGGTCCCTCACACTCGGTCTCCCAGAGGATCTCGCCCCGCGGCGTCAGCGCGCGCACCTGGGCACTCCAGGTCGAGATCAGGATCGTGGAGTCATTGAGCAACCGCGGCGGGGCACTGGCCGAGTGCACGCGGAAATCGGCGCGTTCCTTCCCCTTCTTCATGTCGAAGCGCACGAACCGTCGGTCCTCCTGATCGGTGAGGACCGCGAAGTCGGTCGCGAAGGCCAGCACGCCCAGCACCGGGCCATCGAGACGCTTGCGAAAGCGCCTCTTCCCGCTGGCCAGGTCATAGACTTCGATGCGCCGGTCCAGCCCGGGGAAAAAGACCAGTCCATCGCGCACCACCGGTTCGGAGGCGGCGACGCCGCCGGTCTTGACCGACCAGGCGACGGTGTACGGCACATCGGGCAGCGCCTGCGGGGCGCGTCCGGAGTTGGCCTGATCGGCGCGCGGGGTCGGCCAGCCGGCGGCCCCGGGCGATGGATACCACAATTTGGGCCGTCCGCCGGAGCAGGCGGCCAGCGCGAGGGCGGCCAGCGCGAGGGCAGGCAGGAAACGTCGCATCAGAAGTTCCACCCGAAGAAGAACTCGAAGCGGGTCTTCTTGTCGATGGTGCGGAAGTCGGTGCGCCGCGCCCAGTCGAAGCGCAGCACGACCAGGTAGCCGAGCGCGACGCGGGCGCCGAGTCCCAGCGAACCCTCCATGCGTCCGAATTCCTCCTCCCAGGCGTTGCCGGCATCGAAGAACAGCGCGCCGCGGATGGCCTGGAAGCCGAGATCGGCGACCGGGAAACCGACGAAGAGCGCATCGATGAGCGGGAAGCGCAGCTCGTTGGAGGCGAGCACGACATTGCGGGCATAGACATCGCGGCGATCATAGCCGCGCAGGTCCCAGCTGCCGCCGAAGTAGCGTCGTTGCGGTTCATGGCCGGAAGAGAAATGCCCCATCAGGCGCATGGCGAAGGCGGAGTAGCGACCGAGCCGGAAGTACTTGCGGGCGTCGGCGATCACCAGTCGGTTGAAACTGCGGAAGTTCGACAGATCGGCGGTGTAGCCGGCGGTGAGCATGAAGCGCCAGCCATCGATCGGCCCGGAGATATCCCAGAGCGAATTGTCATGCACCAGCGAGAGGAATTGCGTGGCCAGCACCGCCTTGCGCGTGTCGGTGAGGATCGATGCGCGGTCGGAGTGGCGCAGGTACAGCGAACTCTCGATGCGGCGGAACTTCGAGAGCGGGTAGGCGAGGTAGCCGGCGACGCCGATCTGCCGTTCCTCGATCGGGCCTTCGACCGGATCGTTGTAGTCATAGAACAGATGGTAGGCGCCGTAGCCGTAATTGAGACGGTTCTCGCGGTTGAAGTACGAGACGGCAACGTTGAAGCTCTGGAGGAATTCATCCTTGGTGTCGGCGTTGTTGGCCAGCAGGAAGAAGTACTGGTGGTCGCCGAGGACATCGGTGAGCGCGGTCTGGAAACCGCCGACGGTGCCATAGAAGGCATCGTAGGAGACCGCCGACTGGGCAATGTCGAAGGAGAAATCACGTTCGTATTTCACCGCGCTTTTGGTCATCTCGCCGGAGCCGGCCTCGGGCTGCCAGGTGGGCTCCCACGGTCCATTGCCGGCGGCCAGAAGCTCGGAAGGCAGCGTGTCGGGCAGATCCATGCGGTAGATCTGGAAGCCGCTGTTCTGGTAGGCGGTGAAGACGATGCTTTGGCCGTCGGGCATCAGGTGCGGATCGAAGGCGCCGGTGGCCAGATGGGTGAGCTTCTGGCGGCGGCCATCGGCGAAGTGACGGTAGATGTCCAGCACCCCTTCCTCATCGGAGGTGTAGACCATCGACCCGCCGTCGGGAGCATAGGAGGGGCCGCGCAGGTTGTGCGCGCCGGTCAGGTAGGGGCTGATGCGGCCGGTCTTGAAATCATAGAGGAAGAGATTGAGAAACCCCCGGGCGCCATGCGCGCCGCGATCGGAGGCAAAGAGAACCGCCGATCCATCGGGGGTAAAGACCGGATCAATGTCGAAAAACCAGTCATCGGTCAGACGGTCGAGCGCGCCGGAGGCCAGATCGAGGTGGTAGAGATCATAGACGCCGTCCTTGCCGGAGCCGGCGAAGATGACGCGCCGTCCATCGGCGGAGTAGTGCGGCGAGCTGATATTGTAGAGCGAATCCCAGCGGTGCTCGCCGACGATTCTTCTGGTGGCGGCGTCGAGTTCATAGAGGACGTCGCGTTCATGCCGCTGGCCGGAGAAGACCACCCGGCCATCGTGGACATCCAACGATGAGCCCAGCAGGTGCAGCGACTCGAAGCGCGGCGAGCGCTCGCCTTTGAGCAGGACCTCGACGTCGCGTTCCGCGCCGCCGGGGGCGGCATTGGTGCGGTAAATGCCGGCGTAGCCGAGGCGGTTCGCCTTGAAGATGATCTGGTCGACGGTGTCGGCGCCCTCAATGGCCCGCACCGGGACCGGTTTGACACTGTAGCCGGGCTTGGTGAGCGGTTCGTAGACGCGGTCGGGAAGTTCACGGGACTGAATGGTCGGGAAGTACTTCTTCTTCAGCCAATATTCCCACTCGCGGCCGATCTCCTCCAGACTCTTGCCGAAGGTGTACCTTGCCACGCCGTAGAAGTCGGGGGCGCGCCAGCAGTTGTCGAGCAGGTAGATCAGGTACTCGGCGCCGTAGGTCTCGGCGACGAAGTGGCAAAACGACTCCCCCTCCTTGTACATGAGGTAGGTGCCGGCGATGGCGTCGATGCGTTCGAGGTTGAAGAAGCGGCCGGTCAGAACCAGGTCGCTTAAGATCATCTCGGCGTCGGATTCCCACGGCCGCGAGAAGTACTCGGCGATCCCCTCGGTGAACCAGAGCGGCGGCGCGGCAACGTTCAGCTTCTTGTACTTCGACGCGACCGCGGACAGCTTCGAGTAGGTGAAGACATGGACCAACTCATGTTGCAGGACGCGGCGGAAATCCTCATAGGAGCCGTTGAACGGCAGCACGACCCGCCCCTTGAAGAATTCGGTGAATCCGGCGACGTTCTCGGGCAGGAGCGACGAGATCACGTTCGTCTGCGTGAAAAAGCGCGGCGACGAGTAGATGATCAGCGGAATCCGGTCGTTGCACTCGTGGTTGAAGCGGTCGGCCAGGTAGTCGTAGGAGTCATGGGCCGCCTCGGCGGCGATTTCGGCCAGCTCGCGTTCGGCGTCATAGAAGTAGATGTCGAACTTGTCGGTGGCGAGGACCTGCCATTCAAAGTCGGTGTACTGAACCTTGTTCTTGCCAAAGTAGTACTGCGCGTCGACCGGGGCGGCACAGACGGCCACCAGGAGGGCGGCCGCGATCAGGCGGCCCATCCGGCACGGATTCTGGTGGTGGAGGCGGCGCATCGGGTCTACTTCAGATTGTCGTCAGAATGTCTCGGCGCGTGCAGTCCGTGACGGGGGCAAGTCGAATCGTCGGGGATCTCCCCTGCCGGACTGATTACCGATGAGGGCGCCGGACATTCCCTGTCCGCGAGCGGGGCGCATCCTAATCTACATCACGGGGGCGGCGGGGGTTCCGTTGGCCGTCTTTGCCGGAGGCGCGTTCGACCCCGAGGACCCCGGCGACCCCGCGGATGCGTCGCATGATGTCGGAGAGGTGCTGAAGGTTGCGGACCTGAATATCGATGGAGCCCATGCCGGTGGCGCGGTCGGCCGAGAGCGAGACCCCCTGGATGTCGGTTTCGGCGTCGGCGATGGCCTGGGTGATGTCACGCAGCAGGTGTTTGCGGTTTTCCATGGTCAGGTTGAGACGGACCAGGAAGGACTGGTCGGGGGAAACATCCCACTCGACTTCGATTCTGCGTTCGGCGCGGTCGCGCAGGGCAAGGACATTGACGCAGTTGGCGCGGTGCACGGTGACGCCGCGTCCGCGGGTGATATAGCCGACCACCGCTTCGCCGGGGACCGGCTGGCAGCAGTTGGCGAAGCGGAACATCATGTTGTCGAGGTTATGGATGCGGACGCCGCGCACGGGATGGGGGCGTTCGACGGTCTCGGCGGCGGCGGGGAGTTCGGGCCCGGCGGGCCGTGGCTGGAACCGGTTGAGCAGGGTGCTGGCGGCCATGATGCCGGAGCCGAGCGCGGCCAGGAGACTGTCGACGCCGGAGTGATTCAGCTCGAGCGCCCACTGGTGGAGGGTGGACTCGTTGGGCATCGGCACCCGGGTGCGTTTGGCCTCGCGGGCCAGCAGGTCGCGTCCGAGTTCGACCGAGTGGTCGAATTCGACCTTGTTGAAGTGCTGGCGAATCTTGGAGCGGGCGCGCGAGGTGACCACGAAGGAGAGCCAGTCGCGCGAGGGACGGATCTGGTTGCTGGTGATGATTTCGACCTCGTCGCCGGAGTGCAACTGGTAAGTCAGCGGGACAATGTGTCCGTTGACCTTGGCGCCGACGCAGCGGTGGCCGACGGCGGTGTGCACGGCGTAGGCGAAATCAACGGGGGTCGCGCCGGCCGGGAGCGGCTTCAGGTCGCCGTTGGGCGTGAAGACATAGATCTCCTCGTGGAAGAGATCGGTCTTGAACAGCTCGAGGAACTCCTTGGGATCGCGCGTGTCCTTCTGCCATTCGAGAACCTCACGCAGCCAGGACATCTGGCGGTCGGAGCGGTCGAACTCCTTTTTTCCTTCTTTGTAGAGCCAGTGGGAGGCGATTCCGAACTCGGCGGTGTAGTGCATTTCGCGGGTGCGGATCTGAATTTCGACCATGCGTCCGCGCGGGCCGATCACGGTGGTGTGCAGCGACTGGTACATGTTGGTCTTGGGGGTGGCGATGTAATCATGGAAACGGTCGACCACCGGGGTCCAGAGGGTGTGGATCACGCCCAGGGCATGGTAGCAGTCGCGTTCGTAGGGGACGATCACGCGAATGGCCAACAGGTCGTAGATTTCCTCGAAGGCCTTGCGCCGTTTGACCATCTTGCGGTAGATCGAGTCGAGGTGCTTGGCGCGTCCGGAGATTTCGGTCTGGATGCCTTCCTTGTCCAGCCCGGCCTTCAGCGGCGTGATGACTTCCTGGATGTAGGCCTCGCGTTCCTCGCGCTTGAGTTCGACCTTCTCGGCGATGTCGCGGTAGGCGTCGGGATGGAGGTACTTCAGCGAGAGGTCTTCCAGCTCCCATTTGATCTTAGCCATGCCGAAGCGGTGGGCGAGCGGGGCATAGACCTCGCGGGTTTCGAGGGCGATGCGTTCGCGTTTGGCCGCCGGCAGATATTCCAGAGTGCGCATGTTGTGCAGCCGGTCGGCGAGTTTGATGATGATGACGCGGATGTCGCGCGCCATCGAGATCAGCATCTTGCGGAAGTACTCGACCTGCTGCTCGGCGTGGCTCTGGTATTTGACGCCGGAAATCTTGGTGACGCCGTCGACTAAGTGGGCGATTTCCTCGCCGAAGCGTTCGCGGACGGCATCGATGCCGTAGGGCGTGTCTTCGACCACGTCATGGATCAGGCCGGCGGTGATGGTGGCGGTGTCGAGGTGCTGCTCGGCGAGGATCATCGCCACGGCGAGGCAATGGTTGATGTAGGGTTCGCCCGATTCGCGCTTCTGGCCGGCGTGAACCATCTCCGAGAACTCATAGGCGCGGCGCAGCAGCGGGATGTCGACGTTGGCGTTCTCGGCCTCCACCCGGATGATGAACTCGGCCAGATTCAGATCGGGCGGCCGGTTCTCCAGCGGACGCGGCATCGCGGCGCCGGTGTCGGGTTTGGGGATGGTCGAGTCGGGCTTCATTATTCTTTAGATCGGCCGTTCGGGACGTCTCTGTAAGTATACGCGAACAACCGTGGTTATGACAGCCGCCCCTTGCCGGCGGGCCGGGCGCTCAGCGCGTGGACAACCGCAGGCCAACCACGCCCAGCAGAATCAAACCGATGCTGGCCAGACGGATCAGGTCGCGGGATTCATGAAAGAAGATCATGCCGAAGATGGCGGTCCCCAGGGCGCCGATGCCGGTCCAGACGGCGTAGGCGGTGCCGATCGGGAGGGCGCGCACAGCGAGGGAGAGAAAGTAGAATGAGCCGAGCATGCCGCCGACGGTGATCATGGACGGGATTGTGCGCGAAAAACCGCGGGTGTACTTGAGGCCGACCGCCCAGACGATTTCGAGGAGGGCGGCGATCAGGAGTTGAAGCCAGGGCATGGGTGGGTCCTTTCGACGCGTCGGTCGACGACGGTGAATCGATAAGATGGGATGGCGGGTGGCTTTCAGCAATGGCGGTTGTGCGCGGACGAAGGGCTGAAAGCCCCTTCTCTCGCGGGGGTGTAGCGAGGCGAAGAGCACGCTCTTTCTTCATCACGTGCACGCGAGGTAACAACGATTGGGGCTAGGCGGCGGGGTCGCTTTGCGGAGTCTCGGATTGCAGGGTGGGCAGGGAGGCGCCGCGGACGCGGGCGACGGTCTCGTAGAGGGTTTGCTCCCATTGGTCGAGGCGTTGGTCCCAGGTGCAGTGGGAGTGGACATAGTTGCGGGCGGCGCTGGCCATGCGCAGACGGCGGTTGTCGTCAGCGAGCAGGGCGGCGATGGCGTCCGCCAGCGCGGGCGCATTGTCGGGCGGGACCAGCGCGCCGAAGGCGCCGCGGGCCATGAGGTCGGAAATGCCGCCGACATCAGTGGCGACGGTCGGCAGGCCGGACGCAAGGTTCTCCAGCAACGATCGCGAGACAGTCTCCGAGCCCAACGAGGCAATCACGCCGAGATCGCAGCGCGCCAACAGGGCCGGCAGACGCGGCAGGCGGCGGTCGATCACGGTGAAGTCATCGACCAGGTTGCCCTCGACAAACCAGCGTTTGAACTGGTCGGCGGTGTAGTCTTTGGGGTAGCCGACCAGCAGGAAGTGCGCCGGAATGTTGCGGCGTTTGAGGATGCCGGCCGCGGAGATGAGGACCCGGTGGCCTTTGATCGGCGCGAAGCGGGCGACCATGATGACCAGCGGCACCCCCTCGGGCAGAGTGAGGCCGTTTTCGCGCAGGGCATTGGCGGACAGGTCGGCGTAATCAGCCGGTTCGATGCCGGCTTCGATGATGCGCATGCGCTCGGGCGCGATGCCCAAGCGATTGTGGTAGGCGGCGAAGTGGCGGCTGTTGGCGGTGACAATCAGGTCGGTGGCGCGTCGATGCAACCACACCGCCAGCGGGTGGCGTTTCGGCGGCTTGGGATCGAGGGCGCGTACCCGGATGACCGTCAGCTTCGGCGCGCGCAGGGCTTTCGCCAGCCCCCAGAGAGCATGATCCTCGCCGCCATGGGCAAGGACGACATCGGGACCCTTTTCGCGGATCAACGCCGTGACGGCGCGCAGGTTGTGATAGAAGCGGCCGGGGGATTTCTCCTCGAAATCAAGCTGGTCGATCACCGGCAGACCGGCGGCGCGGGCGCGTTCGAGGGCGGAGTGGCCGCGTCGCGACAGATACCATACCTGGTGGCCGCGCGCCTGCAGGCGTTTGGCGGTCTCGATGGCATACCAGGTTCCGGCCGAGCCGCCGCCGAGTGTGGCCGACACGAGGATCTTCATGGCAGGAGTCCCTGGAAGTAGTGTTCGAGCCGTTCGAGCATCAGATCCTCGGTGAACATCGCGCGCACGCGTCGCGCGCCATTCTGCCCCAGTTGTTCGCGGCGGGCGGGCGCGGCGCCGAGTGACTGGATGGCGGCGGCCAGCTCGGCGACATCGCCCGACGGGACCAACAGCCCGGCCTCGTCGCGTCCGACCACCTCGGGAATGGCCCCGGCATCGGAGGCGACCACCGCTTTGGCCCGGGTCATCGCTTCCAACAATACCCAACCGAAGGTCTCTTCGCGAGACGGAAGAACCAGGAGATCGCAGGCGTTGAGGAAATCGGCAGGATCACTGCGGAAGCCGAGGAAATCGACATGCGCCGCGATCCCCAACTGCGATGCCAGGGCCTGCAGCTCCTTCTCCTTGACGCCGTTGCCGACAATCGCCAGCCGGGATTGCGGCAGTGTCTTCAGCGCGATCTGGAAGGAGCGCAGGAGGACATCGACCTGCTTGACACGTCGCAGACTGCCGACGAACAGCGGCAGGAAGACATGATCGACGATTCCCAGACGGTGACGAAGGTTGAGGACTTCGGCCGGAGGCAGAGGGTCGACCGGAACGATGCCGTTGGGGATGACGGTGATGGACTCGGGCTTCCAGCCGGCCCGACACAAAAGCTCGCGCGAGTACTCGGAGGGAACGAGCGCATGGTCGACCAGGCGGTCGCGGGTGAGACGTTGGAACCAGGCGAATTTGGGGCGTCCGCCGACACGCCAGATCACCGGGATGTCCAATTGCCGGGCGGCCAACCCAAGCGAGCGGATGTCGCGTCCGGAGCCGACCACGGCCAGCTGGGGACGGTCTTCGCGGGAGAAGCCGCGGGCGCGGGCAAAGGTGAGCAGGTCGAGTTCCCAGCGGAAGGGCCAGACGAGGGTGCGGATGCCGGCGGCGGCGGTGCGCGGCAGAAGCACGCTGCCGGCGCGTCCGGCGACGGTCACGCGCCAGCCGGCGCGTTTCATGCCGGTGGCGGCGGAGAGCATCCACTGTTGCAGGCCCCCCCAGCCCTCGGAACTGTCACAGAAGAGAATGTGCGGCATCAGGGGGTCCCGGCCCGGCGGCGAAGTTCGCCCAACTTGGCGTAGCGGGTGAAGACATATACAGCCGAATACCAGGCCTGGACGAACCCCGGCCAGCCATCGAGGAAGCCGAGGCGCAGAATGTAAGAGCGCAGGAACCGAAAGGGCGGCTTGAGCGCCAGCGCCAGGGCCGAGACGCTTCTCCCCTGCGCCAGCATCTGGCGGGCGGCGAGCGTGGTGTAGAGATTCTGGCGCGCCAGATGCTCCTCGATGGTGCGTTCGCCCTCATGCAGCAGGAGACCATCGAGGATGCGGGTGCGTCCGGGGTTTTTCAGCGACTCGTGGATCAGGGCGTCGTTGATTTCGCAACGGCTGCGGCGCACCAGTCGCAGGATGACATCGCGCCCCCAGTCGCCATGAGCGAGGAAGCGTCCGAGGAAGCGGGTGCGGCGGCGCACGAGGAAGCCATCGCATTCGCCCTGATCGCGTGTCACCGCCTCGATGATCGACTGGGCGAGCGGCGGTGTGACGACTTCATCGGCGTCGATCATCAGCACCCATTCGCCGGCGGCCTTGCCGAGCGCATACGCGCGGGCGCGGGCGAAGCCCTCCCAGGGGCGGCGTTCGACCTCATTGGCCAGCGAGCGGGCGACGGCCTCGGTGTTGTCGGTGGTGGCGGCATCGACGATAACGATGATCTGCTCGCAGAAACGCAGCGATTGCAGCGTGGCGGCGATGGTGGCGGCGGCATCGCGGGCGATGACACAGGCGGAGACCCGCGGGGGGCGTGGGCGCCCGCGCAACTGCGCGGTGAGCGGATCGATGGGCGTCTGGTCCATCACGTCGCGGTTGCGCCCAGCTCGCCGAAAAGTGCCTCGACGGCATCGACGGTCTTGTTCAGGTCAAAGGTGTCGATCACGCGCGCATGTCCCCGTTCGGCCAATTCTCTTCGACGGTCGGGAGACCCGATGAGTTGCATCACGGTGTCGGCGAGCGCCGAGGCATTATCGGGCGGAACTAGCCAGACGGCATCGGCGCCGACCACTTCGGGGATGGCGCCGACATGGGTCGCTATGCAGGGCTTGGCGTGCAGCATCGCCTCGAGCAAAACATAGCTGAAGGATTCGTAGCGCGATGGCAGAATAAACAGGTCGCAGGCGGTGAA
Above is a genomic segment from bacterium containing:
- a CDS encoding bifunctional (p)ppGpp synthetase/guanosine-3',5'-bis(diphosphate) 3'-pyrophosphohydrolase, with the translated sequence MKPDSTIPKPDTGAAMPRPLENRPPDLNLAEFIIRVEAENANVDIPLLRRAYEFSEMVHAGQKRESGEPYINHCLAVAMILAEQHLDTATITAGLIHDVVEDTPYGIDAVRERFGEEIAHLVDGVTKISGVKYQSHAEQQVEYFRKMLISMARDIRVIIIKLADRLHNMRTLEYLPAAKRERIALETREVYAPLAHRFGMAKIKWELEDLSLKYLHPDAYRDIAEKVELKREEREAYIQEVITPLKAGLDKEGIQTEISGRAKHLDSIYRKMVKRRKAFEEIYDLLAIRVIVPYERDCYHALGVIHTLWTPVVDRFHDYIATPKTNMYQSLHTTVIGPRGRMVEIQIRTREMHYTAEFGIASHWLYKEGKKEFDRSDRQMSWLREVLEWQKDTRDPKEFLELFKTDLFHEEIYVFTPNGDLKPLPAGATPVDFAYAVHTAVGHRCVGAKVNGHIVPLTYQLHSGDEVEIITSNQIRPSRDWLSFVVTSRARSKIRQHFNKVEFDHSVELGRDLLAREAKRTRVPMPNESTLHQWALELNHSGVDSLLAALGSGIMAASTLLNRFQPRPAGPELPAAAETVERPHPVRGVRIHNLDNMMFRFANCCQPVPGEAVVGYITRGRGVTVHRANCVNVLALRDRAERRIEVEWDVSPDQSFLVRLNLTMENRKHLLRDITQAIADAETDIQGVSLSADRATGMGSIDIQVRNLQHLSDIMRRIRGVAGVLGVERASGKDGQRNPRRPRDVD
- a CDS encoding zinc ribbon domain-containing protein, with the translated sequence MPTYDYRCRVCGHRFEAFQTMTEKPLAVCPNCGKPDVERLISPGGGLLFKGSGFYITDYRKPDYKNDSKKDSGDSGASKSPDTKPKAAI
- a CDS encoding PQQ-binding-like beta-propeller repeat protein, coding for MRRFLPALALAALALAACSGGRPKLWYPSPGAAGWPTPRADQANSGRAPQALPDVPYTVAWSVKTGGVAASEPVVRDGLVFFPGLDRRIEVYDLASGKRRFRKRLDGPVLGVLAFATDFAVLTDQEDRRFVRFDMKKGKERADFRVHSASAPPRLLNDSTILISTWSAQVRALTPRGEILWETECEGPIRTAPAVVDSVVYAASGRSLFALAADDGSILWQHGVSGAIEGVAVDGGQLFFGGADSFVTALDCRDGHLLWNIRLGGGIFATPAVGSDLIYVAANDGRITALDRQNGQIRWDYALDAIANLSPTLSNDLLLVTARNALVTALSAATGEVVWADTTLSGQAVIAPIIAGDRILLADSKRNLICLAPATSTAN
- a CDS encoding glycosyltransferase family 4 protein, translating into MKILVSATLGGGSAGTWYAIETAKRLQARGHQVWYLSRRGHSALERARAAGLPVIDQLDFEEKSPGRFYHNLRAVTALIREKGPDVVLAHGGEDHALWGLAKALRAPKLTVIRVRALDPKPPKRHPLAVWLHRRATDLIVTANSRHFAAYHNRLGIAPERMRIIEAGIEPADYADLSANALRENGLTLPEGVPLVIMVARFAPIKGHRVLISAAGILKRRNIPAHFLLVGYPKDYTADQFKRWFVEGNLVDDFTVIDRRLPRLPALLARCDLGVIASLGSETVSRSLLENLASGLPTVATDVGGISDLMARGAFGALVPPDNAPALADAIAALLADDNRRLRMASAARNYVHSHCTWDQRLDQWEQTLYETVARVRGASLPTLQSETPQSDPAA
- the sugE gene encoding quaternary ammonium compound efflux SMR transporter SugE — translated: MPWLQLLIAALLEIVWAVGLKYTRGFSRTIPSMITVGGMLGSFYFLSLAVRALPIGTAYAVWTGIGALGTAIFGMIFFHESRDLIRLASIGLILLGVVGLRLSTR
- a CDS encoding Hsp20/alpha crystallin family protein, giving the protein MSLVKYEPTRNAVPLSRAISSIFDEFFNNSPLANLDLPVLNIRPSVDIVEEDDKVLLKADMPGMEKDNIKVVVQDGILTIEGERNESREEKRKGYTRTERFMGTFSRSFNLPAWADESRVSADYTNGVLTVTIPKTEKAMPKQIEVKVS
- a CDS encoding BamA/TamA family outer membrane protein, whose protein sequence is MRRLHHQNPCRMGRLIAAALLVAVCAAPVDAQYYFGKNKVQYTDFEWQVLATDKFDIYFYDAERELAEIAAEAAHDSYDYLADRFNHECNDRIPLIIYSSPRFFTQTNVISSLLPENVAGFTEFFKGRVVLPFNGSYEDFRRVLQHELVHVFTYSKLSAVASKYKKLNVAAPPLWFTEGIAEYFSRPWESDAEMILSDLVLTGRFFNLERIDAIAGTYLMYKEGESFCHFVAETYGAEYLIYLLDNCWRAPDFYGVARYTFGKSLEEIGREWEYWLKKKYFPTIQSRELPDRVYEPLTKPGYSVKPVPVRAIEGADTVDQIIFKANRLGYAGIYRTNAAPGGAERDVEVLLKGERSPRFESLHLLGSSLDVHDGRVVFSGQRHERDVLYELDAATRRIVGEHRWDSLYNISSPHYSADGRRVIFAGSGKDGVYDLYHLDLASGALDRLTDDWFFDIDPVFTPDGSAVLFASDRGAHGARGFLNLFLYDFKTGRISPYLTGAHNLRGPSYAPDGGSMVYTSDEEGVLDIYRHFADGRRQKLTHLATGAFDPHLMPDGQSIVFTAYQNSGFQIYRMDLPDTLPSELLAAGNGPWEPTWQPEAGSGEMTKSAVKYERDFSFDIAQSAVSYDAFYGTVGGFQTALTDVLGDHQYFFLLANNADTKDEFLQSFNVAVSYFNRENRLNYGYGAYHLFYDYNDPVEGPIEERQIGVAGYLAYPLSKFRRIESSLYLRHSDRASILTDTRKAVLATQFLSLVHDNSLWDISGPIDGWRFMLTAGYTADLSNFRSFNRLVIADARKYFRLGRYSAFAMRLMGHFSSGHEPQRRYFGGSWDLRGYDRRDVYARNVVLASNELRFPLIDALFVGFPVADLGFQAIRGALFFDAGNAWEEEFGRMEGSLGLGARVALGYLVVLRFDWARRTDFRTIDKKTRFEFFFGWNF